One segment of Tamandua tetradactyla isolate mTamTet1 chromosome 13, mTamTet1.pri, whole genome shotgun sequence DNA contains the following:
- the LOC143653829 gene encoding uncharacterized protein LOC143653829 encodes MWESFKPDGKPLYSLEKSYTCGKALIQMPNLRHKRFHTRKKPYACKECEKTFSHKSHLTEHEKTHNGEKEYECKECGKVFSQKQYLVKHWNIHTGEKPYICSECGKAFNQKENLITHHRIHTGEKPYECDGCGKAFIQKSSLTTHQRRHTGEKPFICKKCGKAFSDKSNLTEHEKIHIEEKPYKCNECGTTFSQRQYLIKHYNIHTGEKPYECNKCGKAFSQITSLIVHVRIHTGDKPYECNICGKAFSQSSSLTVHIRSHTGEKPYGCDDCGKAFSQFSTLALHARIHTGEKPYQCSVCGKAFSQKSHHIRHQRIHTH; translated from the coding sequence ATGTGGGAAAGCTTTAAACCAGATGGAAAAcctctgtattcattagagaaatcaTATACTTGTGGGAAAGCTTTAATTCAAATGCCAAATCTCAGACATAAGAGATTTCATACTAGAAAGAAACCTTATGCATGTAAGGAATGTGAAAAAACTTTTAGTCATAAATCACATCTCACAGAGCATGAGAAAACTCACaatggagagaaagaatatgaatgtaaagaatgtgggaaagtcttcagCCAAAAACAATATCTCGTTAAACATTGGAACAtacatactggagaaaaaccctatataTGCAGTGAGTGTGGAAAAGCCTTTAACCAGAAGGAAAACTTGATTACCCATCATAGAatccatactggagagaaaccttatgaatgtgatggatgtgggaaagctttcattcagaAATCAAGCCTCACTACACACCAGAGAAgacatactggagagaaaccctttaTATGTAagaaatgtgggaaagccttcagtgaCAAATCTAATCTCACCGAGCATGAGAAAATTCATATTGAAGAGAAAccttataaatgtaatgaatgtggaacaACCTTCAGCCAGAGGCAGTATCTCATTAAACATTACAacattcatactggagagaaaccctatgaatgtaataaatgtgggaaagccttttcTCAAATCACATCACTAATTGTACATGTGAGAATTCATACAGGTGATAAACCTTATGAGTGTAATATATGTGGGAAAGCATTCTCTCAAAGTTCATCTCTTACTGTACATATTAGAAGTCATACAGGTGAGAAGCCTTATGGTTGTGATGATTGTGGAAAAGCCTTTTCTCAGTTCTCAACTCTTGCTTTACATGCAAGAATCCATACGGGTGAGAAGCCTTATCAGTGTAGTGTGTGTGGAAAAGCTTTTAGCCAGAAGTCACACCATATTagacatcagagaattcatactcaTTAA